Genomic window (Ureibacillus composti):
ACAGCTATTTTTTATCATAGTGAAGAACAGCGCGTGGTCGCGGAAGAGTCAAAAAAACTATTAGAACAGTCAGGGAAGTTTACTAAACCAATTGCTGTCAAAATCTTACCTTCAAAACCGTTTTACCCTGCAGAGGACTACCATCAACATTATTATAAGAAAAATCCATTACACTATGAGCGATATTCGATTGGCTCAGGTCGAGCAGCATTTATTACTCAACATTGGGGGAACCATCATGAATAAAGAAGAACGTCTAAAACAGCTTTCACAAATGCAATATTATGTCACACAGCAAAACGGAACTGAACCGCCGTATCAAAACGAATTCGATCAACATTTTGAAGAGGGGATTTATGTTGATATCGTTTCGGGGAAACCTCTTTTTAGTTCTAAAGATAAATTTGATGCCGGTTGTGGTTGGCCAAGCTTTTCAAAACCAGTTGTGGAATCAGAAGTTGTTGAGAAATTTGATACGTCTCATGGGATGCGTCGAATCGAAGTCCGAAGCAAAACGGCTGATTCTCACTTAGGACACGTATTCCCAGATGGTCCACGTGAATTAGGTGGCCTTCGCTACTGTATTAACTCA
Coding sequences:
- the msrB gene encoding peptide-methionine (R)-S-oxide reductase MsrB, whose amino-acid sequence is MNKEERLKQLSQMQYYVTQQNGTEPPYQNEFDQHFEEGIYVDIVSGKPLFSSKDKFDAGCGWPSFSKPVVESEVVEKFDTSHGMRRIEVRSKTADSHLGHVFPDGPRELGGLRYCINSASLRFIPKERIEEEGYGEYLKLFD